The Arachis duranensis cultivar V14167 chromosome 2, aradu.V14167.gnm2.J7QH, whole genome shotgun sequence genome has a window encoding:
- the LOC107474283 gene encoding amino acid transporter AVT1C, giving the protein MKNSVSDRSFYIESDDEDEEKDLNNVDQGNDSDDSHEWNDHDAMRKPSSYSMAWPQSYRQSIDLLGSVPSPNIGFLGTTSLSRLGSSFIVPPLIKRHPPVPDTIPSAKKPLLQPTDIDDQRRSSHILHPPHLLRGSTRNVISKVAHDHEVHFSGQCTFGQAVLNGINALCGVGILSTPYALKEGGWVALSVLFIFSAFSFYTGLLLRHCLDSEPGLETYPDIGQAAFGTSGRIFISVILYSELYACCIEYIILESDNLSSLFPNAHLSLGGLELNPHVLFAILTTLAILPTVYLRDLRILSYLSACGVLATTLVVLCLFWVGLIDNVGIHSKGTTINLATFPVAMGLYGYCYSGHAVFPNLYTAMANRNQFPAVLLTFELVKLKEKVTLDGEYTLSQYTLNMPQGLVATKLAVWTTVVNPFTKYALSLTPVAKCLEELIPLNDPKFNLYSIFIRTMLVVSTLLVGLSVPFFGLVMSLIGSLLTMFVSLILPSACFLKIKWGKISQIQVALCVTVMIVAVVSSAFGSYSAISEIIEQLFG; this is encoded by the exons ATGAAAAACTCCGTTTCAGATCGCAGTTTCTACATTGAGAGCGACGACGAAGATGAGGAGAAGGATTTGAACAATGTAGATCAAGGAAACGATTCAGACGATTCGCATGAATGGAATGATCACGACGCAATGAGAAAACCCAGTTCCTACAGCATGGCATGGCCTCAAAGTTACAG GCAATCCATTGATCTGTTAGGCAGTGTACCATCACCAAATATTGGATTTTTGGGCACTACCTCCCTATCAAGATTAGGAAGTTCTTTTATTGTTCCACCTTTGATAAAGAGGCACCCCCCAGTTCCAGATACAATTCCGTCAGCAAAGAAACCTCTGCTACAACCAACAGACATTGATGATCAGCGGCGTAGCTCCCATATCCTGCATCCTCCCCATCTGTTGAGGGGTTCTACTAGGAATGTGATTTCCAAGGTTGCTCATGATCATGAAGTTCATTTTTCTGGCCAATGCACTTTTGGTCAAGCTGTGCTTAATG GCATAAATGCTCTTTGTGGTGTTGGAATCCTTTCTACCCCTTATGCCCTCAAAGAAGGTGGATGGGTTGCGCTTTCAGTCTTGTTTATATTTTCAGCTTTCAGCTTCTATACTGGGTTGCTATTACGTCACTGCTTGGATAGTGAACCTGGGCTTGAGACATACCCTGACATTGGCCAAGCAGCTTTTGGTACTAGTGGACGCATTTTCATTTCT GTAATATTATACTCGGAATTATAT GCTTGTTGCATAGAATATATAATTTTGGAGAGCGATAACTTATCTTCATTGTTTCCAAATGCGCACCTAAGTTTAGGTGGACTTGAATTGAACCCTCATGTTCTATTTGCAATTCTGACCACCTTGGCTATTCTTCCTACTGTTTATCTTCGTGATTTGCGCATTCTGAGTTACCTCTCAG CATGTGGTGTTCTTGCAACAACTTTGGTGGTTCTCTGCTTGTTTTGGGTTGGCTTAATAGACAATGTTGGCATTCACAGCAAAGGAACTACAATCAATCTTGCAACTTTTCCTGTTGCTATGGGTCTCTATGGTTACTGCTACTCAGGACATGCTGTGTTCCCAAACTTGTATACAGCCATGGCAAACAGAAATCAATTCCCTGCAGTGCTTTTA ACATTTGAATTGGTTaaactcaaagaaaaagttACTCTAGATGGAGAATATACATTGTCTCAGTACACTCTTAACATGCCTCAAGGCTTAGTGGCCACCAAACTTGCTGTGTGGACAACG GTGGTGAATCCATTTACCAAATAT GCATTGAGTTTGACTCCAGTGGCAAAGTGTCTAGAGGAGCTGATACCATTAAACGACCCCAAGTTTAACTTATATTCAATCTTCATCCGAACAATGTTAGTGGTTTCTACACTGCTTGTTGGTCTTTCTGTTCCCTTTTTTG GTTTGGTAATGTCATTGATTGGATCTTTACTCACAATGTTTGTT TCCTTGATTCTTCCCTCTGCTTGTTTCCTAAAGATTAAATGGGGCAAAATCTCTCAAATTCAG GTAGCACTTTGTGTTACAGTTATGATAGTAGCTGTTGTATCCTCCGCTTTTGGATCATATTCAGCAATCTCAGAGATTATTGAACAGTTGTTTGGATAA